A genomic region of Gemmata massiliana contains the following coding sequences:
- a CDS encoding glucose 1-dehydrogenase has translation MSGQLNGKVAVVTGASKGIGAEIARRLAAEGASVVVNYASSKAGADKVVADITSKGGKAVAVGGDVSKKADAEGIIDTAIKNYGRLDVLVNNSGVYEFGAIEQITEEHFHRQFNINVLGLLLVTQAAVKHLKAGGSIINIGSVVARITPPQSAVYTGTKGAVDAITGVLAKELGPKGIRVNALNPGLIETEGTVGSGFIGSDMEKEIVKTTPLGRGGKVDDIAKIAVFLASDDSGWLTGEQVLAGGGVR, from the coding sequence ATGTCCGGCCAACTGAACGGTAAGGTCGCGGTGGTGACGGGAGCATCGAAGGGTATCGGGGCCGAGATCGCCCGGCGACTCGCGGCTGAAGGTGCATCGGTCGTGGTGAACTACGCATCCAGCAAGGCGGGCGCGGACAAGGTCGTGGCCGACATCACGAGTAAGGGCGGCAAGGCCGTCGCGGTCGGCGGGGACGTGTCGAAGAAAGCGGACGCGGAGGGCATCATCGACACGGCGATCAAGAACTACGGGCGCCTCGACGTGCTGGTGAACAACTCCGGGGTGTACGAGTTCGGCGCGATCGAGCAAATCACTGAAGAGCACTTCCACCGCCAGTTCAACATCAACGTCCTCGGGTTGCTCCTCGTCACACAAGCCGCGGTCAAGCACCTGAAAGCGGGCGGGAGCATCATTAACATCGGGTCAGTGGTCGCCCGTATCACCCCGCCGCAAAGCGCCGTGTACACCGGGACGAAGGGGGCGGTGGACGCCATCACCGGCGTGCTGGCCAAGGAACTCGGGCCGAAGGGTATCCGGGTGAACGCGCTGAACCCCGGTCTGATCGAGACCGAGGGAACGGTGGGCTCAGGGTTCATCGGCTCGGATATGGAGAAGGAGATAGTCAAGACGACGCCGCTCGGCCGCGGTGGGAAAGTCGACGACATCGCCAAGATCGCCGTGTTCCTGGCTTCCGACGATTCCGGCTGGTTGACCGGCGAACAGGTTCTCGCAGGCGGCGGCGTCCGCTAA
- a CDS encoding sodium:solute symporter family transporter, translating to MPQLSALDLTIIAVYILGMTLLGVWFTRAQKDLRTYFVGGRSIGWFMILVSIVATETSAVTFLSVPGVAFNPNGGNLTFLQLSFGYIIGRCVVAWLLLPQYMNGELFSAYEVLKQRFDPSVQRVASGLFLLTRTVADGLRIFLTALLLQFVLGGIGPAIVVVGVVTIVYTYLGGMKAVIWTDLIQFVIKIAGAVLAGIFALKLLPGGWDQFLTEGEAAGKFKVIDTVFKPTVALNIWAGLIGGAVFSMASHGADQLMVQRYLCARSLGQARFALVASGFVVFVQFLLFLSVGVAMFLLNRSGGFDLAEGVRNDEVFGLFIVTKMPVGVVGILVAAVLAAAMSTLSSSLNSSANAVVTDFYRPLRPGHSERWYVMLSRVMTAVWGIAQMAVAYGAYKFGGNKSVIDRVLEVAGLTMGLLLGLFLLGTMRKLVASRAALAGLVCGFLTVFVLWLPSTGLTTGLPEWAPVFYKAPLLAFPWFAPIGAGTTILMALIWNGFLGRNPK from the coding sequence ATGCCCCAACTTTCTGCGCTCGATCTCACAATTATTGCGGTTTACATTCTCGGGATGACGCTGCTCGGCGTGTGGTTCACTCGCGCCCAGAAGGACTTGCGCACGTATTTCGTGGGCGGACGCAGCATCGGTTGGTTCATGATCCTCGTCTCGATCGTGGCCACCGAAACGAGTGCGGTCACGTTCTTGAGTGTGCCTGGGGTGGCGTTCAACCCGAACGGCGGGAACCTGACGTTTCTGCAACTCTCGTTCGGATACATCATCGGTCGGTGCGTGGTCGCGTGGCTGCTACTACCGCAATACATGAACGGCGAGTTGTTCAGCGCCTATGAGGTGCTGAAGCAGCGGTTCGACCCGTCCGTGCAGCGCGTCGCGAGCGGATTATTCCTCCTGACCCGGACCGTAGCGGACGGGTTGCGCATCTTCCTCACCGCGCTGTTGCTCCAGTTCGTGTTGGGAGGCATCGGCCCGGCGATCGTGGTTGTGGGTGTGGTCACGATCGTTTACACCTACCTCGGCGGTATGAAGGCCGTCATCTGGACCGACCTGATTCAGTTCGTCATCAAGATCGCGGGGGCCGTGCTCGCGGGGATCTTTGCGCTAAAGCTGCTTCCGGGCGGGTGGGACCAGTTCCTCACCGAGGGCGAAGCCGCGGGCAAGTTCAAGGTGATCGACACGGTCTTCAAACCGACGGTCGCGCTGAACATCTGGGCCGGACTCATCGGCGGCGCGGTGTTCTCGATGGCGAGCCACGGGGCCGACCAACTCATGGTGCAGCGCTACCTCTGTGCCCGGTCGTTGGGGCAGGCGCGGTTCGCGCTCGTTGCGAGCGGGTTCGTGGTCTTCGTGCAGTTCCTCCTGTTCCTGTCGGTCGGCGTCGCGATGTTCCTACTGAACCGGTCCGGCGGGTTCGATTTGGCGGAGGGCGTGCGCAACGATGAGGTATTCGGGCTGTTTATCGTGACGAAGATGCCGGTGGGGGTGGTGGGGATACTTGTGGCGGCGGTGCTGGCGGCGGCGATGTCCACACTGTCGTCGTCACTGAACAGTTCCGCGAACGCCGTTGTGACTGATTTCTATCGCCCGCTGCGCCCGGGACATTCGGAGCGGTGGTACGTGATGCTGTCGCGCGTCATGACGGCGGTATGGGGTATCGCACAGATGGCGGTGGCCTACGGCGCGTACAAGTTTGGCGGGAACAAGAGCGTGATCGACCGGGTGCTGGAGGTCGCGGGGCTCACGATGGGGTTGTTGCTCGGGCTGTTCCTCCTCGGCACGATGCGAAAGTTGGTCGCATCGCGGGCCGCGCTCGCCGGGCTGGTGTGCGGGTTCCTGACTGTTTTTGTTCTTTGGTTGCCGTCGACCGGATTAACGACCGGTCTTCCGGAGTGGGCGCCGGTGTTTTATAAGGCGCCCCTGCTCGCGTTCCCGTGGTTCGCACCCATCGGGGCCGGAACGACGATTCTGATGGCCCTTATCTGGAACGGGTTCTTGGGACGTAACCCGAAATAG
- a CDS encoding carboxypeptidase-like regulatory domain-containing protein: MTRFIRPAVLVAILALAGCGEPTTDVSGKVTYRGKPVAFGTVVVLDAAGAPKSGAIQPDGTYRVSGVRPGPVKVAVSSPPPPGSEPPRKSAGGRDSDDDKPPPNVPPAAPEVIKSWFPIPDKYGDPNKSELTGEAKSGQPLDIDLK, encoded by the coding sequence ATGACCCGATTCATCCGACCCGCCGTTCTGGTCGCGATTCTGGCACTCGCCGGGTGCGGCGAACCGACCACGGACGTGTCCGGCAAAGTGACTTATAGGGGCAAGCCTGTGGCTTTCGGAACGGTCGTCGTTCTGGACGCCGCGGGCGCGCCGAAGTCTGGGGCGATCCAACCCGACGGCACGTACCGGGTCAGCGGGGTGCGCCCGGGGCCGGTGAAGGTGGCCGTGTCCAGTCCACCTCCACCCGGGTCCGAACCGCCCCGCAAATCCGCTGGTGGGCGCGACAGTGACGACGACAAACCGCCGCCCAATGTGCCTCCGGCAGCGCCGGAAGTTATCAAGAGCTGGTTCCCGATTCCGGACAAGTATGGCGATCCGAATAAGTCGGAACTCACGGGCGAGGCGAAGTCCGGTCAGCCGCTCGACATCGACCTGAAGTGA
- a CDS encoding ArsR/SmtB family transcription factor: MPKPTSALESQANWIAAAGEPTRLALIRALAAGEKTVTMLARECQTEMVNVSHHLSILKSAGMVTAQKDGRFMLYSLVGAAATGALLEMTHSSGAKVIVPLA, from the coding sequence ATGCCGAAACCCACCTCCGCCCTCGAATCACAGGCCAATTGGATCGCCGCTGCCGGTGAACCCACGCGCCTCGCGCTGATCCGCGCTTTAGCGGCCGGCGAGAAGACCGTGACTATGCTCGCGCGCGAGTGCCAGACCGAGATGGTAAACGTGTCGCACCACCTCAGCATCCTGAAGTCGGCCGGAATGGTGACCGCCCAAAAGGACGGGCGGTTCATGCTGTACAGTCTGGTCGGGGCCGCGGCCACGGGCGCCTTGCTGGAAATGACGCACTCGTCCGGGGCCAAAGTGATCGTACCGCTGGCCTAA
- a CDS encoding nucleoside monophosphate kinase has protein sequence MSEPVPNPAPRAAAPLSADLEIKDAQLIFSAVWADLLEHHAGDVRFPNEFIWLGGAPGAGKGTNTPFIARARDITAPPIVISSLLTAPQAVALKNAGQMVGDREVIALLLEELLDPRYRDGVIIDGFPRTKVQVEFLKLFYHAMLDLGGRDDSTQDANKPMFRIALLFVTEEVSVERQLKRGRVIREHNRQVRESAVGELLEERVTDLDPGLCRKRYKGFKDTTFEALQSLRQIFHFHFIDAEGDLPEVQRNIVREFAYQSSLELSPEVFALIQNIPIATQLARHARQELVRRLEQYGRENPDLFRGVVELIESKLLPIVQAHAMSGHAQINSEEALLDEPVALRMMIDVFSERGFHVTVDIHRIDVPVRVDPQTWEIICRTKKVFQIEIRYPPSDIRRGH, from the coding sequence GTGAGCGAACCCGTCCCGAACCCCGCGCCCCGCGCGGCCGCCCCACTGAGCGCCGACTTAGAAATCAAGGACGCGCAACTCATTTTCTCGGCGGTCTGGGCCGACCTGTTGGAGCACCACGCCGGCGACGTGCGGTTCCCGAACGAGTTCATTTGGCTTGGGGGCGCGCCCGGGGCGGGGAAGGGCACCAACACACCGTTCATCGCGCGCGCACGCGACATCACCGCGCCGCCCATCGTCATCAGCAGCCTCCTCACTGCGCCGCAAGCGGTCGCGCTCAAGAACGCGGGCCAGATGGTCGGGGACCGCGAGGTCATCGCGCTGTTGCTCGAAGAACTGCTCGACCCGCGGTACCGGGACGGCGTCATTATTGACGGATTCCCGCGGACCAAGGTCCAGGTGGAGTTCTTGAAACTCTTCTACCACGCGATGCTCGATCTCGGGGGGCGCGACGACTCGACCCAGGACGCAAACAAGCCGATGTTCCGCATCGCGCTGCTGTTCGTCACGGAAGAGGTGAGCGTCGAGCGCCAACTGAAACGCGGGCGGGTGATCCGGGAACACAACCGGCAGGTGCGCGAGTCCGCGGTCGGGGAACTCTTGGAAGAGCGCGTCACGGACCTCGACCCGGGGCTGTGCCGGAAACGGTACAAGGGCTTCAAGGACACGACGTTCGAGGCCCTTCAGTCGCTGCGCCAGATTTTCCACTTCCACTTCATCGACGCCGAGGGCGACCTGCCCGAGGTGCAGCGCAACATCGTTCGGGAGTTCGCGTACCAAAGCTCGCTCGAACTCAGCCCGGAAGTGTTCGCGCTGATCCAGAACATCCCGATCGCGACCCAACTGGCGCGGCACGCGCGGCAGGAACTGGTGCGCCGCTTGGAGCAGTACGGTCGCGAGAACCCGGACCTGTTTCGGGGCGTGGTGGAACTGATCGAGTCGAAACTGCTCCCGATCGTCCAGGCGCACGCGATGTCCGGGCACGCGCAGATCAACAGTGAAGAGGCGCTGCTCGATGAACCGGTGGCGCTGCGGATGATGATCGATGTGTTCTCCGAGCGCGGGTTTCACGTAACCGTGGACATCCACCGGATCGACGTGCCTGTGCGCGTCGACCCGCAGACCTGGGAGATCATTTGTCGGACGAAGAAAGTGTTTCAGATCGAGATCCGATACCCACCGTCCGACATCCGACGCGGACACTGA
- a CDS encoding TetR/AcrR family transcriptional regulator — MGRPRKFDIDEALDRALEVFWRHGYEGATIPDLTRAMGINRPSLYAAFGKKEALFRKALERYQNGPIAFVHLALAEPTARKVTERLLCGAVQLVTDTSKPRGCMVVQGALACGDDAEPIRRALTEYREAGFTAIRARFERALSEGDLPKGTDCTTLARYIATVLNGLAVQAASGASADELRRVAEFTMRAFPANE; from the coding sequence ATGGGGCGTCCGCGCAAGTTCGATATCGATGAAGCTCTGGACCGTGCGCTGGAAGTGTTCTGGCGCCACGGGTACGAGGGCGCAACGATTCCGGACCTGACCCGGGCAATGGGGATCAACCGCCCCAGCCTCTACGCCGCATTCGGAAAGAAGGAAGCGCTGTTCCGCAAAGCACTGGAGCGCTACCAAAACGGGCCGATCGCGTTCGTCCACTTAGCACTGGCAGAGCCGACCGCTCGTAAAGTGACGGAGCGCTTGTTGTGCGGAGCGGTGCAGCTCGTGACCGACACGAGTAAGCCGCGCGGGTGCATGGTTGTGCAAGGCGCGTTGGCGTGTGGTGACGATGCGGAACCGATTCGGCGCGCGCTGACCGAATACCGAGAAGCCGGGTTCACGGCAATCCGCGCCCGGTTCGAGCGCGCGCTGTCAGAAGGCGACCTGCCCAAAGGAACTGACTGCACAACTCTCGCTCGATACATCGCCACGGTGTTGAATGGACTTGCAGTGCAAGCCGCGAGCGGGGCATCCGCGGACGAACTGCGTCGCGTGGCCGAATTCACTATGCGCGCCTTCCCGGCTAATGAATGA
- a CDS encoding N-acetylglucosamine kinase, with translation MLGVDGGGTSTIVLLAARTADGWKSLGRGEAGPSNRHAVGTSSALAALDEATTRAFAAAGRARQPVRAACLGLAGAGRPGDQEIVREWAARARLAETVDVIEDAALLLAAGTPNGSGVAIVAGTGSMAFARCPDGRTARSGGWGPLLGDEGSGYAIALAGLRAAARSADGRAPVTPLTDRLLTVLGLKRPQELVGVVYRGGDRASLAALAPVVLEAAESGDPVADAIVREAACELAAAAAAAARALDLGASFPIALAGGLLVSGPGYCERFLAALTDRGLSAAPVTLVREPAEGAVRLALDRISVPS, from the coding sequence GTGCTCGGTGTCGATGGCGGCGGAACCAGTACGATCGTGTTACTTGCGGCTCGGACCGCGGACGGGTGGAAATCGCTGGGCCGTGGAGAAGCCGGGCCGTCGAACCGCCACGCGGTCGGTACTTCCAGCGCTCTTGCTGCCCTCGATGAAGCGACCACGCGGGCATTTGCGGCAGCAGGTCGGGCACGGCAACCGGTTCGGGCCGCGTGTCTCGGGTTGGCCGGGGCCGGGCGTCCCGGGGACCAGGAAATTGTGCGCGAATGGGCTGCTCGTGCTCGGCTGGCTGAAACTGTTGATGTGATTGAAGATGCGGCGTTACTGCTGGCCGCTGGTACGCCGAATGGGTCCGGGGTTGCGATCGTGGCCGGTACCGGATCGATGGCGTTTGCACGCTGCCCGGACGGTCGCACGGCGCGATCGGGCGGGTGGGGGCCGCTCCTCGGTGACGAGGGGAGTGGTTACGCGATCGCACTCGCTGGATTGCGTGCCGCAGCGCGTTCCGCTGACGGGCGCGCACCAGTTACCCCGCTCACCGATCGCTTGCTCACGGTGCTCGGTTTGAAACGCCCCCAAGAACTCGTTGGCGTGGTTTACCGCGGGGGCGATCGGGCCTCGCTCGCCGCACTCGCGCCGGTCGTGCTGGAAGCCGCCGAGAGCGGTGATCCGGTTGCAGATGCGATTGTTCGTGAGGCTGCGTGCGAACTCGCCGCTGCCGCTGCTGCTGCCGCTCGTGCGCTCGATCTGGGTGCATCGTTCCCGATCGCGCTCGCGGGCGGGTTGCTCGTTTCTGGTCCCGGTTACTGCGAGCGGTTTTTGGCTGCTTTAACGGATCGAGGTCTGTCCGCGGCTCCCGTAACGCTCGTCCGCGAACCGGCCGAAGGTGCCGTTCGCCTTGCCCTCGATCGCATTTCCGTTCCCTCCTGA
- a CDS encoding M15 family metallopeptidase, which produces MNRTVPALVWVVVALALAPTIGRSVPAEPAGTTSDPIIDSKMTADEAFEGLDRRCPKGLRERQKIVTVTYWGFDEKVHRGQLVVDKDLEKDIVEVFEVALKEKFPIQSVIPVSHAKFRKNEKWDDDLSMAANNTSAFNYREVTGGTSLSKHALGRAIDINPVQNPYIKGKTSLPQSSKYDPKAPGTLTADHPVTKAFLTHGWEWGGNWKSLKDYQHFEKPAPSAK; this is translated from the coding sequence ATGAACAGAACCGTACCCGCGCTCGTGTGGGTTGTTGTTGCTCTGGCACTGGCGCCCACAATCGGGCGCTCGGTGCCCGCCGAACCTGCCGGCACAACGTCTGATCCGATCATCGACAGCAAAATGACCGCTGACGAAGCCTTTGAGGGCCTCGACCGCCGCTGTCCGAAGGGGCTCCGCGAGCGGCAAAAGATCGTTACCGTGACGTACTGGGGTTTCGACGAGAAGGTCCACCGCGGGCAACTCGTTGTGGACAAGGATCTGGAGAAAGACATCGTCGAGGTGTTCGAGGTCGCGCTGAAGGAGAAGTTCCCGATCCAGTCGGTGATCCCGGTATCGCACGCGAAGTTCCGTAAGAACGAGAAATGGGACGATGACCTGTCAATGGCCGCGAACAACACGTCCGCGTTCAACTACCGCGAGGTGACTGGCGGCACGTCGCTGTCGAAGCACGCCCTCGGGCGCGCGATCGACATCAACCCGGTGCAGAACCCGTACATCAAGGGTAAAACGAGCCTTCCGCAAAGCTCGAAATACGATCCGAAGGCTCCCGGTACGCTGACCGCCGATCACCCGGTTACAAAGGCGTTTCTTACACACGGGTGGGAGTGGGGCGGAAACTGGAAGTCGCTCAAAGACTATCAGCACTTCGAGAAACCGGCTCCGTCCGCCAAGTGA
- a CDS encoding S66 peptidase family protein, whose protein sequence is MLATLIRTLPVLALVTIAGPAAFPIAPLTVSASEHAEWIRPAALRVGDTIAFVAPAGPADAEKVAKAKERFEKMGFKVKVPPTLTARKDRYLAGSDEDRAAEFNAAIKDKTVQAVFSVKGGYGLTRILDRIDYTAIRENPKIIVGFSDLTALHLAVAKKCRVITFHAPMPQYGLYRDDEGFGYSSEVFWRTVRADQYPKGENGYTVALPQNGPKPQRLVAGKAKGRLVGGNLTLVGATMGTPYEIEAEGNILVLEDTGEKAYRIDRVLSQLKLAGLLDKFAGFVLGTFDGSDEKELDTVIREYFGHRKVPVITNFPIGHTPFNATLPHGGLIEIDADALTVRVLENPVTLDAKR, encoded by the coding sequence ATGCTCGCTACCCTGATCCGCACTTTGCCGGTTCTAGCTCTCGTTACGATTGCCGGTCCCGCGGCATTCCCAATTGCGCCTCTAACCGTGTCCGCGTCCGAGCACGCGGAATGGATTCGTCCGGCGGCTCTCCGTGTGGGCGACACGATCGCGTTCGTGGCTCCCGCGGGTCCGGCGGACGCGGAGAAGGTCGCAAAGGCGAAGGAGCGGTTCGAGAAAATGGGGTTCAAGGTGAAAGTCCCTCCAACTCTTACCGCACGCAAGGATCGGTACTTGGCCGGCTCCGACGAGGACCGAGCCGCGGAGTTCAACGCGGCGATCAAGGACAAAACAGTCCAGGCGGTGTTCTCCGTGAAGGGCGGGTACGGTTTGACGCGCATTCTGGACCGTATCGATTACACCGCGATCCGCGAGAACCCGAAGATCATCGTCGGGTTCTCGGACCTGACCGCGCTTCACCTTGCGGTCGCGAAAAAGTGTCGGGTGATCACGTTCCACGCGCCGATGCCGCAGTACGGCCTGTACCGCGACGACGAGGGGTTCGGGTACTCGTCCGAAGTGTTCTGGCGGACCGTGCGCGCGGACCAGTACCCGAAGGGCGAAAACGGGTACACGGTTGCGCTGCCCCAAAACGGACCGAAGCCGCAGCGCCTAGTGGCCGGCAAAGCGAAAGGCCGACTGGTGGGCGGTAATCTGACCCTGGTCGGCGCGACGATGGGCACCCCCTACGAGATCGAAGCGGAAGGTAACATCTTGGTGCTCGAAGACACGGGCGAGAAGGCATACCGAATTGACCGGGTGCTGTCTCAACTGAAGTTGGCCGGGTTACTCGACAAGTTCGCCGGGTTCGTGTTGGGAACGTTCGATGGGTCGGACGAGAAGGAACTGGATACCGTGATCCGCGAATACTTCGGGCACCGGAAAGTGCCGGTGATTACCAATTTTCCGATCGGTCATACGCCGTTCAACGCGACACTTCCGCACGGTGGCCTGATCGAGATCGATGCCGACGCACTGACGGTCCGCGTACTCGAAAATCCGGTGACTTTGGACGCGAAGCGGTAA
- a CDS encoding DUF1559 domain-containing protein: MSAQPTKMRSGFTLIELLVVIAIIAILIGLLLPAVQKVREAAARMKCSNNLKQLGLALHTYHDANDRFPPYFPGSLSTTDPRRYTENWSFLLLPYIEQDNITKQPIASRTDYFTLVRPRVIPTYVCPSNTQPTTVTSGANVIALGSYLGITGRQRNDWKAPPAGFSMDTGIMAVTDASGKPVKINFSSVTDGLSNTVAFAERPPTKDLQWGWVMAGSPNLDSIGWAQYTSADNTSGIGTSDAVGACPFPMYFQAPASPPRQCDGYHFWSYHTGGGNFAVADGSVRFFQYSAGPTIITAMSTRAMGEVISE; this comes from the coding sequence ATGTCCGCTCAGCCCACAAAAATGCGCTCGGGCTTCACGCTCATTGAGTTGCTGGTAGTAATCGCAATTATTGCGATCCTTATTGGACTGTTGCTGCCGGCCGTCCAGAAGGTTCGTGAAGCAGCGGCCCGGATGAAGTGCAGCAACAATCTGAAACAACTCGGGCTCGCGCTGCATACCTACCACGATGCCAACGATCGCTTCCCACCGTACTTCCCGGGCAGCCTGTCGACGACCGATCCACGTCGGTACACAGAAAACTGGTCGTTTCTTCTGCTCCCGTACATCGAACAGGATAACATCACCAAGCAGCCGATCGCCTCGCGAACTGATTACTTCACACTTGTTCGCCCACGCGTAATTCCGACGTATGTTTGCCCGAGTAACACGCAGCCCACGACCGTTACCAGTGGGGCCAATGTTATCGCTCTGGGGAGCTATCTGGGTATCACGGGTCGTCAAAGGAATGACTGGAAGGCACCGCCGGCCGGGTTCAGCATGGACACAGGAATCATGGCAGTGACGGACGCGAGCGGTAAACCGGTGAAAATCAACTTTTCGTCCGTAACCGATGGGCTGAGCAATACGGTCGCATTTGCCGAGCGTCCTCCAACCAAGGACTTGCAGTGGGGGTGGGTAATGGCAGGGTCGCCGAACCTCGATAGCATCGGCTGGGCGCAGTACACGTCGGCTGACAACACGTCCGGGATTGGGACCAGCGACGCAGTCGGGGCGTGCCCGTTCCCGATGTACTTCCAGGCCCCGGCCTCGCCGCCGCGTCAGTGCGATGGGTACCACTTCTGGTCGTACCACACCGGTGGGGGGAACTTCGCGGTGGCGGACGGCTCGGTTCGGTTCTTCCAATACTCCGCCGGTCCGACGATTATCACTGCCATGTCCACGCGCGCGATGGGCGAGGTGATCTCCGAATGA
- a CDS encoding RNA polymerase sigma factor, with protein sequence MPRIEPALLAAHIKQAAALDLRTDSELLERFAGDRDTGAFESLVWRHGPMVWATCRRVLRHLCDAEDAFQATFLALTRAAGTIGTRQAVAGWLHRVATNAALKLKAQRRTIGPVPDVSTRPEARNQELAEVVDEELSRLPDRMRIAFVLCCLEGLTSVEAARELGCPTGTVDSRVHTARTRLRERLTRRGFGPDALTGLVFVAVPPGTSVAAVLAAPNVPIRDAVDVLAREVIKTVSNGVITVKTVSVACALVLAGSLWAFGGSENHPTPTATSQPGLATQPVAPVPPNDTSAARRPRQPGGVFRDWLGEYLTIEGTLYEGGKVEAGTLLVDTVNGKKLDKPVSIVTRSPNFPEKILDLPSKKRCVLKGYEMGEMIGTPPAVITAAKEQGRDVGESQAVWQWRPYFVVLIVDEPKAQASPKP encoded by the coding sequence ATGCCGAGAATTGAACCGGCGTTGTTGGCCGCGCACATCAAACAGGCAGCGGCCTTGGACCTGCGGACCGACAGTGAGCTTCTTGAACGGTTCGCCGGGGACCGCGACACGGGCGCGTTCGAGTCCCTGGTGTGGCGCCACGGCCCGATGGTTTGGGCCACGTGTCGCCGCGTTCTCCGGCATCTGTGCGATGCTGAAGATGCGTTCCAAGCGACCTTCCTCGCTCTGACTCGGGCGGCCGGAACGATCGGCACCCGACAGGCCGTAGCCGGGTGGCTGCACCGGGTCGCAACGAACGCAGCTCTGAAGCTCAAGGCCCAGCGGCGCACCATCGGACCAGTGCCGGATGTTTCGACCCGCCCCGAAGCCCGCAATCAGGAACTGGCCGAGGTCGTGGACGAGGAACTGTCGCGGCTCCCAGACCGGATGCGGATCGCGTTCGTGCTCTGTTGCCTAGAGGGGCTGACGAGTGTAGAGGCAGCGCGCGAACTCGGGTGCCCGACCGGAACCGTCGATTCCCGGGTCCACACCGCTCGAACCCGGTTACGAGAGCGCCTCACGCGCCGGGGCTTCGGCCCCGATGCCCTGACTGGTCTCGTTTTCGTTGCCGTTCCACCGGGAACAAGTGTGGCCGCTGTGCTCGCGGCGCCCAACGTCCCAATTCGGGACGCAGTGGATGTACTGGCCCGTGAGGTCATCAAAACCGTGTCGAATGGAGTGATAACCGTGAAAACTGTTTCTGTCGCGTGCGCACTTGTGTTAGCTGGGTCGCTCTGGGCCTTCGGCGGGTCCGAGAATCACCCTACTCCAACGGCCACATCACAGCCCGGGCTAGCGACTCAACCGGTCGCTCCGGTTCCCCCGAACGATACCAGTGCGGCTCGCCGCCCGCGACAACCCGGTGGCGTCTTTCGCGATTGGCTCGGGGAGTATTTGACGATTGAAGGCACCCTCTACGAGGGCGGTAAAGTCGAGGCCGGTACTCTGCTCGTGGACACAGTAAACGGCAAAAAGCTTGATAAACCCGTCTCGATCGTGACCCGAAGTCCCAATTTTCCGGAGAAGATACTCGACTTACCGTCAAAGAAGCGTTGCGTTCTGAAGGGCTACGAAATGGGCGAAATGATCGGCACTCCGCCCGCTGTAATCACTGCCGCCAAAGAACAAGGGAGGGACGTGGGCGAGAGTCAAGCAGTATGGCAGTGGCGTCCCTATTTTGTCGTTCTTATCGTTGACGAGCCCAAAGCGCAGGCAAGCCCAAAACCGTAG